Proteins encoded in a region of the Sphingomonas sp. OV641 genome:
- a CDS encoding reverse transcriptase domain-containing protein — protein sequence MYRTFSIQKKSGKARIITAPDRRLKMLQRRICDLLTPVYRRRNPVHGFVADRSVRTNAEAHLGSKYVVNIDLKDFFPSISERRVTGVLMSLGIGRDVAEILSSICCVNGCLPQGAPSSPLLSNMICFRLDKELMAFAKRTRCIYTRYADDITFSSYQPLAGLFEAVPPSPGRFAPDLLSAEVAAIFAANGFVINPEKAHYADRHSRRTVTGLRVNEAINVDRRFVRNLRAALFSVEKLGAAAAQAKFHATHGGRVALGNHLQGKLSWLGYVKGQSDPVFRSMASRFNRSFPDRALTIQPTRDEIRDRAVWLVEHWENGGDQGTAFFLRGVGLVTASHCVSPSGAVEVYHPSKPSNKFTANVKHRCEHRDLAVLDHAIAATEFFELEAAATAVVTGDATVAVGYPGFGPGDKLNVRTGNVTSLPIKSGVQMVEVQQMLTQGMSGGPLTDPDDGVIGIIHKGGPEHGRQLSVAIEVLRDWLA from the coding sequence ATGTACCGGACCTTCTCCATCCAGAAGAAGTCCGGGAAGGCGCGCATCATCACCGCGCCCGACCGGCGGCTGAAGATGCTCCAGCGCAGGATCTGCGACCTGCTCACGCCGGTGTATCGGCGTCGCAACCCCGTTCACGGCTTCGTCGCCGATCGATCGGTCAGAACGAACGCCGAGGCGCACCTCGGAAGCAAATACGTTGTTAACATCGACCTCAAGGACTTCTTCCCGTCCATCTCGGAACGCCGCGTCACCGGCGTGCTGATGTCTTTAGGCATCGGCCGAGACGTGGCCGAGATCCTCTCGTCCATCTGCTGCGTGAACGGCTGTCTGCCACAGGGCGCGCCGAGCAGCCCGCTCCTGTCCAACATGATTTGCTTCAGGCTGGACAAGGAGCTGATGGCGTTCGCGAAGAGGACGCGTTGCATATACACCCGCTACGCCGACGACATCACCTTCTCGAGCTATCAGCCGCTCGCAGGGCTGTTCGAAGCGGTTCCCCCTTCACCCGGCCGCTTCGCTCCGGACCTTCTGTCCGCCGAGGTCGCCGCGATCTTCGCTGCGAACGGCTTCGTCATCAATCCCGAGAAGGCCCACTACGCAGATCGACACTCGCGCAGGACCGTGACGGGCCTTCGCGTGAACGAGGCGATCAACGTCGATCGTCGCTTCGTCCGCAACCTGCGTGCCGCCCTCTTCTCCGTGGAGAAGCTCGGGGCGGCGGCGGCGCAGGCCAAGTTCCATGCCACGCACGGCGGAAGGGTCGCGCTCGGCAACCACCTGCAGGGCAAGCTGTCATGGCTAGGATACGTCAAGGGCCAGTCCGATCCCGTCTTCCGCAGCATGGCGTCGCGCTTCAACAGATCCTTCCCCGACCGGGCGCTGACGATCCAGCCGACCAGGGACGAGATCCGTGATCGCGCGGTCTGGCTGGTGGAGCACTGGGAGAACGGAGGTGACCAGGGCACCGCCTTCTTCCTCAGAGGCGTGGGCCTCGTCACGGCAAGCCACTGCGTGTCGCCCTCCGGTGCCGTGGAGGTCTACCATCCGTCGAAACCGTCGAACAAGTTCACGGCGAACGTGAAGCACCGCTGCGAGCACCGAGATCTCGCCGTCCTCGATCATGCGATCGCCGCCACGGAGTTCTTCGAACTGGAGGCAGCCGCGACGGCGGTGGTCACCGGCGACGCCACCGTCGCGGTCGGATATCCGGGCTTCGGACCGGGCGACAAGCTGAACGTGAGGACGGGGAACGTGACCTCCCTCCCGATCAAGAGCGGTGTGCAGATGGTGGAGGTCCAGCAGATGCTAACCCAGGGCATGTCCGGTGGCCCGCTCACGGATCCGGACGACGGGGTCATCGGCATCATACACAAGGGCGGGCCGGAGCACGGAAGGCAGTTGTCCGTAGCCATCGAGGTGCTCAGGGACTGGCTGGCCTGA
- a CDS encoding TniB family NTP-binding protein: MGEREAAGLPPNPYQVVIVELDRRMTLKAFYQEVLKELDDEFWNEKVSAKVLENRIADFVRRLGVELLIADEVQHLRSKAKEAGEVTDRLKVFLDKGVVPLVLVGDEDSVEFFRINGKLAARLGRPLELTPLDPQRTKGDARLFKLFCGAVDDLLVTSGVFGMRSGLTDHAMLDRLLKVSSGHVGRVARVVGIAASDAVWRGADRVEPYDLSKVTREYAIGAGWLTDDPFSAKPA; this comes from the coding sequence GTGGGCGAGCGTGAAGCCGCCGGTCTGCCGCCCAACCCCTACCAGGTCGTCATCGTCGAGCTGGACCGGCGCATGACGCTCAAGGCCTTCTACCAGGAGGTCCTGAAGGAGCTGGACGACGAGTTCTGGAACGAGAAGGTCAGCGCCAAGGTGCTCGAGAACCGCATCGCCGACTTCGTCCGTCGGCTCGGCGTCGAACTCCTTATCGCGGACGAGGTGCAGCACCTCAGGAGCAAGGCGAAGGAGGCGGGCGAGGTCACCGACCGCCTCAAGGTCTTCCTCGACAAGGGCGTCGTTCCGCTCGTCCTGGTCGGCGACGAGGACTCGGTCGAGTTCTTCCGGATCAACGGCAAGCTCGCGGCCCGCCTCGGTCGACCGCTCGAACTCACCCCGCTCGATCCGCAGCGGACCAAGGGTGACGCGAGGCTGTTCAAGCTCTTCTGCGGAGCGGTGGACGATCTGCTCGTCACGAGCGGGGTGTTCGGCATGAGGTCCGGCCTCACGGACCACGCGATGCTCGACAGGCTGCTGAAGGTCTCGAGCGGGCACGTCGGCCGCGTCGCGCGTGTCGTGGGCATCGCGGCATCCGACGCCGTCTGGAGGGGCGCGGACCGGGTCGAGCCCTACGACCTCAGCAAGGTCACGCGGGAGTATGCGATCGGTGCCGGCTGGCTCACCGATGATCCCTTCTCGGCCAAACCCGCATGA